In Streptomyces sp. NBC_00341, the DNA window ACACGACGAGGCGGAAGGGTGACGTGATGAGTGCGGACACGCGGCTGGAAGAGCTGGGCTTGAGCGGGCTGGGCGAGGTCGGCGAGCCGGCGTTCTCTGGGCTGGCGGAGCGGCACCGGCGGGAGCTGCACGTGCACTGCTACCGGATGCTCGGGTCGTTCGAGGACGCCGAGGACACCGTGCAGGAAACGTTCCTCCGTGCCTGGCGGCGGCGGGAGACCTTCGAGGGGCGGTCGACGTTCCGGGCCTGGCTGTACCGGATTGCCACCAACGCCTGCCTGGACCTGCTCGCCAAGCACCGCCCGGAGCCTGCGACCGGTGGCGAAGTGCTGTGGCTGCAGCCCTACCCGGACCGGCTCCTCGATGAGCTGCCCGCGGGCGACGCGGACGAGCCGGAGACCCTCGCCGTCGCGCGGGAGACAATCGAGCTGGCGTACCTGGTCGCCGTCCAGCACCTCGCGCCGCGCCCACGGGCCGTGCTGATCCTGCGGGACGTGCTCGGCTGGCCGGCGAAGGAGGTCGCGGAGCTCCTCGGGGACTCCGTCAACTCCGTGAACAGCGCACTGCAGCGGGCCCGTGCCGGCATGCGGGAGCATCTGCCCGCCGAGCGGCAGGACTGGACCGGCGGCGAACAGGACACCGGGACGCGCGAGTTGGTGCGCCGCTTCACCGAAGCCAGCGTCGCGACCGACGTCGGCAAGATCGCGGCCATACTGCGGGACGACGTCCGGTGCTCGATGCCGCCCACGCCGGGCCTATACATCGGCCGAGACGCGGTGGTGAACGACTGGGTCGAGGACGGCTTCGAGGGCATGACGGGCCTGCGCGCCGTCCCCACCTCCGTGAACCGGCAGCCCGCCGTCGCCTTCTACCTCTGGCAGAAGCAGGAGGGCGCGTACCTGCCGCTGACGATCGATGTCCTGCGGATCACCGGCGGGGTGATCACCGAGATCGTCACGTTCCACGACGACCGGTTCCCGCGGCTGGGGCTGCCGGAGCGCCTGCCGGCGGACGGCACGGAGTAGTCCCGGTGTGGACGCTCGCGCTGCGCGGTGGCGCGCGTGTGCCAGTGGTCGCGGAGGAGTGGTGCGACGCGTTCGGCGTCGTCACCCGCGGGCGGGTTCAGCTGGAGCTGCGCGACGGCGAGCTGGGGCAGGTCCTCGGACGCGGAGCCGGGTTCTGGCTCCGCGGCACCGGCGTCCGCGCCCTGCGCAACCCCGGCCGACGCACGGCGAGGGTGCGCGTCGTCACCCCTAGGCCGTGTCTTCAAAGCTGTTTTAGGTGTTGAGGGATCATGTCGGTTGTGGTGCGTCGTCATGAGCTGTCGGATGCTGAGTGGGCTGTCCTGTCGCGGTTGTTGCCGAGTTCGGGGACGGCGGGGCGGCCGCGGTCGGATGACCGCGTGGTGCTGAACGGGATTGTGTGGAAGTTGCGTACGGGGTCGGCCTGGCGGGATGTGCCGGAACGCTACGGCTCCTGGCAGACGCTCTACACGCGTTTCCGCAGGTGGGCGCTGGATGGCACGTTCTCTCGCATGCTGCGGGCTCTGCAGGCGGAGAAAGATGCGGCCGGGGACATCGACTGGCTGGTGTCGGTCGATTCCACGATCGTGCGGGCCCATCAGCACGCCGCCGGCGGCAAAAAGGGGTCACCGAGGGGGACGAAGCGGGTGATCACGCCCTCGGCAGATCCCGAGGCGGACTGAGCACCAAGCTCCACCTGGTCTGCGACGGACACGGCCGCCCACTCGCCTTCGTTCTGACCGGCGGGAACGTCAACGACTGCACTCGCTTCGAGGAGGTCCTGGACGCCATCTGCGTTCCCCGCATCGGTCCAGGCCGGCCACGCACCCGGCCCGACCACGTCATCGCGGACAAGGGCTACAGCTCCCGTAAGATCCGCGCCTACCTGCGAAAGCGCGGCATCCGCCACACGATTCCCGAACGCATCGACCAGGCCAGCGGCCGCCTACGCCGAGGCTCACGTGGCGGCCGACCACCGCGTTTCAACAGGGAGGTCTACCGACTCCGCAACGTCGTCGAGCGCTGCTTCAACCGGCTCAAACAATGGCGCGGCCTGGCCACCCGCTACGACAAGACCCACG includes these proteins:
- a CDS encoding IS5 family transposase (programmed frameshift): MSVVVRRHELSDAEWAVLSRLLPSSGTAGRPRSDDRVVLNGIVWKLRTGSAWRDVPERYGSWQTLYTRFRRWALDGTFSRMLRALQAEKDAAGDIDWLVSVDSTIVRAHQHAAGGKKGSPKGDEAGDHALGRSRGGLSTKLHLVCDGHGRPLAFVLTGGNVNDCTRFEEVLDAICVPRIGPGRPRTRPDHVIADKGYSSRKIRAYLRKRGIRHTIPERIDQASGRLRRGSRGGRPPRFNREVYRLRNVVERCFNRLKQWRGLATRYDKTHESFQATVTIASILLWI
- a CDS encoding RNA polymerase subunit sigma-70, which gives rise to MSADTRLEELGLSGLGEVGEPAFSGLAERHRRELHVHCYRMLGSFEDAEDTVQETFLRAWRRRETFEGRSTFRAWLYRIATNACLDLLAKHRPEPATGGEVLWLQPYPDRLLDELPAGDADEPETLAVARETIELAYLVAVQHLAPRPRAVLILRDVLGWPAKEVAELLGDSVNSVNSALQRARAGMREHLPAERQDWTGGEQDTGTRELVRRFTEASVATDVGKIAAILRDDVRCSMPPTPGLYIGRDAVVNDWVEDGFEGMTGLRAVPTSVNRQPAVAFYLWQKQEGAYLPLTIDVLRITGGVITEIVTFHDDRFPRLGLPERLPADGTE